The Natrinema caseinilyticum genomic sequence AGTGCGTACAGCTCTCCACCCTGCGTTGGAACGATCAGGTTGATTGACGGCGCATAGTTGAACGCAAGCGAGCCGCCGACGATGCCGAACAGGCGCCGTTCCCAGACGGCGTCACCGGATTCGGCATCGAACGCCCGAACGTACTCGCCCGCCGCGGCGTAGACGGTTTCGGACCGTGCCCGGTACGTCGGCGAGTGATCGATGAACGGGTACTCGAACCCGAACTTCCAGCGCTGTGCTCCGCTCTTGAGGTCGATCGCCCGAAACGTCTCGTCGCCGGCCACGTACACCGTTCCGTCGGCGATCGTTGCCGTTCCACCGTAGGACACGCCCCTGTTCTCGGGATCGACCGACCACCGCCGCTCGAACGTTTCCGCGTCGAACGCGACGACGTCACGGCCGGTCGTGATCACGATCGCGCTGTCGGCGACTGCCGGCGCTGCGGTGACGGGGTGGGCCTCGAACTCGAACGTTTCGTCGACCGTGGCCTCCTCTCGTGGCGCGACTCCGTCGGGGATCGCCCGCGACCGCCGGTCGTCGGCACCACCCGTCGACCAGTCGTACTCGCGGGCCGACCCGGAATCGACGCCACGACCGCCGAGACAGCCGGCGACGGCTGCGAGACCGGTCGCGCCTACCCCGGCGAGTACCTCTCTTCTCGCTCTCATTACGATTTAAATTACCATCGGATATATTGTAAGTTCCGCAATCGATTTGAACTGATTCGACGAGTTCGAGTTGCAGTTCCTGATCTTACGCGTTATCGGACGACCGACATCCCCGGGGCTGGCTGGGACGGATCGATCCGCCGCCCGAGAAACGGATCACGGAACGACTTTAATCGCGGCGGTCGCCTGCTCGAATATGGACGTCGACATCGGTAACGCGCTCGCGTCCGTCGCGTCGCCGGGCGTCTCGAGGGACTCCCTCGAGCGACTGGACGAGCAGGTGGCGGTCGCCCACGAACGCATCGAACGCGGGATGGCGAACGGAGAACACGGGTACGAAGCGCTCAATCTGCCGGAACGGACCGACCCGGACGAAATTCGAACGGCGGTCGAGCCGGTCGCTGACGTCGAGACGCTGCTCACCGTCGGCATCGGCGGGAGTTCGCTCGGCGCGGCGACGATCACGAACGCGCTCGAGTCGGGGACGGAGGCGATCTATCTGGACAACGTCGACCCCGAGTGGGTCTCGCGACAGCTCGAACGCGTCTCCTTCGAGAACGCGGCGATCAACGTCGTGTCGCGATCGGGGACGACGGCGGAGACGCTAGCGAACTTTCTGGTCGTACGCGAGGCCTTCGAGTCGGCCGGCGTCGATTGGACCGAGCGGACCATCGTCACGACTGGCGAATCGGGACCGCTCCGCGACCTCGCGGACCGCCACGACTTGCCCTCCCTGACCGTTCCCGACGGCGTCCCGGGGCGCTTCTCGGCGCTCTCCGCCGTCGGCATGGTCGCCGCGGCGGTCTGCGGCCACGACCTCGAGGCGCTGCTCGCGGGGGCTGCCGCCGAGGCCGACACGCTGTCCGGGTCGCTGTTCGACTGTCCCGCCTACGCCTACGGCACGACGACCTACGCGCTCGACGGGCGCGGGGCCGGCGTGAACGCCGTGATGCCGTACGCGGAGTCGCTCGAGACGTCCGCGGAGTGGTTCGCCCAGCTGTGGGCCGAGAGCCTCGGGAAAGACGATCTCGGCCAGACGCCGGTGCGGGCGCTGGGGGTGACGGATCAGCACTCGCAGTTGCAGCTGTACCGGGCCGGCCCGCGGGACAAGCTCGTCACCTTCGTCACGCCGCGAGACGGTGGTGACCGGCCGATCCCCGACACCGGCGTCGAGGAGTTGGCTTATCTCGGCGATTCGACGCTGGGAACGCTCCTCGAGGCGGAGTTCGAAGCGACGGAGGCAAGCCTCGCGGCCGCCGGCCGGCCGAACGTCCGCGTAGAGA encodes the following:
- a CDS encoding PQQ-binding-like beta-propeller repeat protein is translated as MRARREVLAGVGATGLAAVAGCLGGRGVDSGSAREYDWSTGGADDRRSRAIPDGVAPREEATVDETFEFEAHPVTAAPAVADSAIVITTGRDVVAFDAETFERRWSVDPENRGVSYGGTATIADGTVYVAGDETFRAIDLKSGAQRWKFGFEYPFIDHSPTYRARSETVYAAAGEYVRAFDAESGDAVWERRLFGIVGGSLAFNYAPSINLIVPTQGGELYALDSDGRVRWRRQLPKEITTTPTLLGSDDRRGGRRIVVGCLDGHVYCFDTNGNREWRASAGPFADGPIAIGHGMVFIRSGSTLYAINADNGDHEWRVNIGSDHRNPPILVGDTVYIGGDRLRAIAIGGGTGVRQYRFGETRFEHAVDGRVSFVSAAHGSLFVVVHKDEGSAFELQRLS
- a CDS encoding glucose-6-phosphate isomerase — encoded protein: MDVDIGNALASVASPGVSRDSLERLDEQVAVAHERIERGMANGEHGYEALNLPERTDPDEIRTAVEPVADVETLLTVGIGGSSLGAATITNALESGTEAIYLDNVDPEWVSRQLERVSFENAAINVVSRSGTTAETLANFLVVREAFESAGVDWTERTIVTTGESGPLRDLADRHDLPSLTVPDGVPGRFSALSAVGMVAAAVCGHDLEALLAGAAAEADTLSGSLFDCPAYAYGTTTYALDGRGAGVNAVMPYAESLETSAEWFAQLWAESLGKDDLGQTPVRALGVTDQHSQLQLYRAGPRDKLVTFVTPRDGGDRPIPDTGVEELAYLGDSTLGTLLEAEFEATEASLAAAGRPNVRVEIEQVDEYELGGLLYGMEAACVLAGELYGVNTFEQPAVEWAKKATRGLLGGGEFAEAEAVAEKTELRIER